Within the Candidatus Glassbacteria bacterium genome, the region CGTAGCGCACTCTCCCGCCCAGCAGGCAGGTGGCGATCCCGAGCTTGATTTTGTGTTCCAAGAAAGCCGAACCCCGTCTCAGAATTGCAGTGTCTGCCGCCCGGATGACAGCGGTTTCCTGTCTCCCTGCCAGACGAATGTCCCGACGACCCCGTCCGGCAGCTCCACCTCGGCGCTCAGCCCCGATTTTCCGCTGCGCTTGAAGCTGCAGGTAATGAAACCGCCGGGATGCGGCACTTTGCAGCTTACCTCCCGCAGGCGTCCCAGCGACGGTGCGATCTGCACGCGTGCAAACCCGGGCGCGTCCGAGGTCACCCCGCAGACCGTGGCCAGAAAATCATAAAGCGGGCTGGCGCTCCAGGCGTGGCAGTCGGAGCGGGTGGGCTCCGGTTTTTCGGCGAACGTTGTCAGGCCGATATCGAGCATATCGTACCAGGGCTTGAGCTGATCGAGATAGATGTCCCCCATCCCGGCGGCCTTGAGCGCCCGGTTGAGGTAGAACCGGTAATAGTAGGTGCACTGGATCAGGCGGCCGTCGGTCAGCACCCGCTCCATTATCTCACGCTCCCGGCCGGGGAAAAGCCCTGTCAGCACGGCCATTACATTGGCGTGCTGGCTGAATTGCCTTCTGGCAGGAGTTTCGGCCAGCAGCCCCCGGTTCTGATCCCAGCAGCCGGCAAGCACAGCTTTACCTACCCTGTCAGCCAGCAGTCCGTACCGCTCGGCTTCGCCCGGGCTGCCCAGCGCCTCGGCCATCTCCGCCGCCATCCGGGCGGCATAGACCAGCTGCAGGCTGATCAGCGCGCTCCCGCCCTCATCCGCGCCCGGCGGCACACCGGCATCGTACTCGTCAGCCCAGTCGGCGAAATTCCACCAGGGCAGCGCCCCGTTCATGCCCGATCGGTCCAGGCGCGAGGCGAACCAGTCGATCACCCCGCGGATACCGGGCAGCAGCGAGCGGATATAGTCTTCCTCCCCACGGTACATCCACCAGTCGTGGACCATCGCCACCCAGAACAGCGAGTACGGCGGAATCACCTGTGTCATATAGCTCGGATAGCGGCTCTGGGTCAGTCCGTCCGGCAGGCGGGAATCATCGAACTGGGCGATTGCCTTGCGCGCCAGACGACCGTCGCCAGCCGCATACAGCGAAATCAGGGCCTGGATCCGGGTGTCGCCCACATAATTAAGTTGTTCGTAGTACGGGCAGTCGAAATACGTCTCACCTGCGCAGAGCCTGGCTGTGCGCCAGCCCACGTCCCAGATTTCCTTCAGCGAGCGGTCATCGGAGACAAACTCCGCCTGCTGCCGGAACGGGTAGCCCGTATACAGCGAGGTGAGCGAGTCGATAACGAGCGCCTGGTCCCCGGTGCTGATTGCAAGCTCCAGATAACGGAACGTGCGCCACCAGAGTGTGCTGAACACCCTGCCCTCGCCGCCGTCGGCGATAAACTCGTCGTAATAGCCGAACAGCGACATCCCGTCCACACTGTCGCGATGGGCCTTGTGGCCCGCGCTGTCCACCAGCGCCTCGGCGTAGGTCAGCCTGATCCGCGCATCCCGTCCCCCGCTGAGCGCCAGCAGTGGATAAGCGGCTGTCAGGCGAGTCTGATCGAGCAGGAATTTTGCTTTGCTGCCCGCTGGAATAACCAAACCGGACAAAGGTTTTCCCGCAGCAGCACCTGCCCCTTCCATCCTCCGCACAACGGGCGCCTGTTGACTGCTGAGCTCCATCGGCGGGATCGTGCGCGGCACCAGGTGACGGTGCGACCTCATCCAGCGGATACCCCGCGGGCAGGCAAGCGCGGTCTGAACCGCATCCGCCCACCCTTCATCATCGAATCCCGGCTCCAGCCAGCCCCAGGGATAACGGTGGCCGTCCACCCGTTCACCCGGCCCCACCACGGTAAAGGCTCCCATCGTGCTCGTGTTGATCGGGATCGGGCTGTATGACTTGTCGTCCAATACTTTCCAACCAGAATCCGTCCCGGTATTGACCGAGCTTTCGGCATCGCTGTCGCCCTGCATCAGGAACCCCGTTTCCCAGGTCATCTGCGCATACGGGACATGCTTGCCGAAATTCCAGACCACGGCGGCGATCTGGTTTACGCCCTCGCCCAGCAGCGGCGCCAGGTCGTATGTCTCGAACCGCCAGTGCCAGAGGTCGCCGCGGGACGGCCCGCTGCCCGTCTCGACCCCGTTGACATACAGCTTGTAACGGTTATCGGCGCTGACATGGACCACGAATTTTTCGGGCCGGCCGGCGAGGCGCAGGCTTTTGCGGAAGTGGTACACACCGAACCCTTTGGGGTCTGCCCCGGGAGCGGATATCCAGGACGCGTCCCACTGCTCGCTCAACAGAACCAGGTTAACCGGTCCCTGCGCGCAGACTGCCCGTGCATCCGCAGTCAGGAATAAACAGGTTAAAACCAGCGGGATAATCCGGGATGTAAGCATCTCAAACTCCTTGTCGTGCAGACAGCAGCCGAAAAAAGATTGCCCCGGCCGGTTTTTTTATCGATTCCGGCCGGGGCATTTTACTGTGGCGGCATCTAATTCCCGTCAGACCTCATCGGGCACTTCAAACGGCACCCGGTATTCACGGGTCAGGTAAGTGTTGGCCTCGGCATCGCCCGGGAAAGTCTCGGTCTCGGTGTCGAAAATCAATGTCCGGCCGGTGCGGAAGGCGATATTCGACAGGTGGCACATCGCCGTGCTCAGGTGGCCGTCCAGGATATCGGCCGCCAGGTCGTGGCGGTTGCGGCTGCGCACGCAGTCGATAAAGTTCTGGAAATGGCCCGGCGCGCGGTCGCCCATCCGGTCGGCCGCGGCGGCGGCGGACAGGCCCTGCTTTTTGCCGCTGCCCGGCCCCGGCTCTTTCTTGCGGCCGAGATAACTCTGCCAGCTGCCGCCGTCGAGCTTGAGCCAGCCCTTGGTGCCGTAGAAAAACTCGCCCTGCTCTATCCCTTCCTCACTGTTGCTGTACCAGCCGCGGACCTCGAGCTGGATAATCCGGCCGTCCTCGTACTTGAGCACGGAAACCTGGTGGTTCGGTGTTTCCTGCGGGCAGTCGCCGGCCCAGACGTAGATGTTGCCCATGCTCTGGATTTCGCGCGGATGCTCGTAAATCTGCATTCCCCATCGGCAGCGGTCGAAATTGTGCGGGCCGGTGTTGCCTGTCTCGCCGCTGCCGGTGTCCCAGAGCCAGTGCCAGTTGTAGTGGAATTTCTTCTCGTTGAACGGACGGTAGGGCGCCGGTCCCAGCCAGAGGTCGTAGTGCACGCCGTCGGGCACGGGGCTGTTGGGTGCGCTGCCGTAGCTGTCGCGGGCCTTGATCAGGCAGCTGCGGGACATGTAGATATCCCCGATCCCGCCGTCGTGGAGAAACTTCATCGCCTCATTGCACCCCCGGCTGCTGCGGCTCTGCGTACCGGTCTGGACTATCCGGTTGTACTTGCGCGCGGCCTCGACGATCTTGTGGCCCTCGGAGATATTGTGGCTGACCGGTTTTTCGACATAGACGTCCTTGCCGGCCTGGCAGGCCCAGATACTCTGCAGGGCGTGCCAGTGGTTCGGGGTGGCGATACTGACCACGTCCACGTCCTTGTCTTCGAGCACCCGGCGGAAATCAACCTCGGTGCGGGCTTTCTTACCGGTCTGCTGCTCCAGCTCACCGACAATGCCGGGAAACAGGCGCTCGTCGATATCGTTGATCACCGTGACCTGCACGTTTTCGAGTTCCGCAAAACTGCGCACGTGGGCCCGTCCGCGGCTGCGGATACCGGAGACGCAGACATTGACCCTGTCGTTGGGGCTGTTCTGCGCCCACCCGGAGGTGACATACGGCGCGGCGGCGGCGATTGCCGCGGTGGCGGCAGTGGCGCTTTTGATGAACTTACGACGGTCGATCGAATTCATTACCGCTCCTTGTTGGGTTGAATGAATTAAAGCCTTGTACGGTTTATGCGGTTTTGCGTTTAATGCGTTCACACGCGAGCTCACTCGTAATAGCGTCCCAGTTTCTCCACGACAGCGGTCTTGACCACCTGCGGTTCGATCTGCCCGCTCCAGCGCCGGAGCACCTCGCCGCCGGGTGCGACCAGCAGAGTGTACGGCAGCGAACCCGGCCACTCCGGATCGACCGCTTCGATCAGGGCGTATTTGTCCTCGCCGGTGTAATGATAATTGGTACAGCTCGCCTGCTGCCCACGCAAAAAATCGAGAACGGACGAGGTCCCGGCGGGGGAATCGGCACTGATCGTGACCAGCTCGAACGGCCGGTTGCGGTACATCCGGTTGATCTCCACCAGGTTCGGGAACTCGACCACGCAGGGACCGCACCAGGTGGCCCAGATATTGACCAGACGGTATTTACCGGAGTCGTTGGCGAGCAGTTCACCCACGGTCGCCAGATCAGCCGGCGATACCGCGACTTCCTCGGCCGCCCAGCGCTCGAACGCATCCTGCACACTACCCCGCTTGGAGGCCCACTTGACAGAGCAGCCGAATGTTTTGGTGACCGCAAGCGGGGGGTCCTCGCCCGCCAGCAGTGCGTCAATCGCCGCTCTGGCGTCACGGCTGGTCACCAGCTCCGGCTTCTCGTTGTTGTCTATCCTGCCGGAATAGCGCAGTCTGCGGTCACTGTCGAAAATGAAGACGTGGGGAGTGGCCTGCGGGCCGTAAGCTTTCGAGACTTCCTGCGAGTCACCGTCGTAGAGGTAGGGAAAGTTAAACCCGTGTTGCCGGGCACGAAGCACCATTTCCGGAAAACTGTCGCTGAGATCGGTATAGCCCAGCTCATCCAGACGCACCGCCCTGGGATCATTGGGGCTGATCGCCACCACGGCCACTCCCCGCCCGGCATAGTCCGCAGTCAGCTGCTTGATCCGCTCTTCGTAGGCCTGGGCGGTCGGACAATGGTTGGTGGTAAACACGATCACAAGCAGTCCGGTATCGGAAAAATCCTCGAGGGTCCAGGTGCGGCCATCGGCGCCGGGCAGGCTGAACGCCGGCGCTTTCGAGCCGAGCGGGAGGGGTTCGATCGGCTCGGGAGCGGCGAGCGATATCGAGCACAGACAAGCGCTCAGGACGGATACGATCAGCAGCGGCCTTGCGGATGAAAGCATCCGGTTTCCTCCTCTGTCAAGCGGAATACGGTTGTTTCGCAGGGACGAGCGTCCCGGCGGCCTGCCACTTAATTATATCCGCACCCTCACGCTTTGTAAAGATTCCCCGGCCGCCTGAGTGGCGAATAACATTTTCAGCCTGTTATCTCCGGCTTTATCCTCGCCGGATTATAGACCATGAACCCGTGGTGGAATAATCCCCGGCCCGGGTCGAAGTTCAACGCCTCGCCGTCCAGGCCAGTAACCATGCAGCCGGCCTCACGGGCCAGCTTCTTGATTCTATCCAGGATCGCCGCCAATTCTTTCTTTCCCATCTCCGCAGTCTCCACTCCCGCTTTTTTGCAAAACCTTTGCCCGCTCATGAGATCACCCGCAACCGAATCTATCCACTGACCGGGTTATTTACAAAACCAATTAATCTTGCAACTTCAATTTCAACAGATATCTTTAAGCCAGCTCCTTTTTGCACTTCCGCGTCAAACCCATCCCCGGGAGTTACCCTATGCGCACACATCCAGTCCGGATAGCGTCTCTGTTACTGGTTCTTTCCGCCTGCAGCCCTTCCCCTGAAAACGCCGTTGACAGCGCGGTAGAGGTCTGGGCGCAGAATGTCGAAATCCGCCCCTACCCCAATGCGTTCACCCGTCAGCCCGACGAGCGCAGGATAGAGCTGACAGCCCTGGCCGGGGAATTTCTCTCCGCCCAGGTACTGGTCAAAGCGGAAGCGGATATTGCGGCGCTCAGGGCCGCCGCCGGCGAGTTGCACTCAGCCGACGGCAACACTATCGACCGGACGGCCAGCAGGGTCCGGTTCGGCGCCTGGCTGCCGGTGGACGAGACCGCGATGCTCACGCCCGACCCGCTGCTGGAAGTGGACTCGATCGACGTGCCGGCCAACATGGCCCGCGCTGTCTGGCTGACCATCGCCGTGCCGCGGGAGACCCCGTCAGGCACCTATCAAGGCGCACTGGAAATTTCAGCCGATGGCTCGGTTGTCGCTGAGTTCGAAATTGTTGTCAACGTGCTGCCCGCCGCCCTGCCCCCGCCCAACGAATGGGAATACTACGTCAATATCTGGCAGGACCCCAGCGGGATCGCTGGCGCCCACGGGGTGGAGCACTGGAGCGACCCGCACTGGGAACTGCTGCGGAAATACGCGGACAATTTTGTCGAACACGGCATGGACGTGATCACGACCAGCATAGTCTACGATCCCTGGGGAAGCCAGAGCGGCTACCCGTACGAAACGATGGTGGAATGGAAGTACCCCGGCGAGTACCGACACGGGCAGCCCGCTGAATTCGAGTGGGATTTCTCCGTGTTCGACTGCTACGTACAGTTGATGATGGACGCCGGGATGACCGAGAAGATCGACTGCTTCAGCATGGTCGAGGGACCGTGGATCAACACCAACGCCGATATCCGTTATCTCGACACCTCCAGCGGCGAATACCGCCTGCTCGACCTGACCCTGGGCGACCCGGTCTGGCAAGAAGCCTGGGCGGCGTTTCTGCCGGTCTTTGCCGATCACCTGCGGGCAAAGGGCTGGTTCGAGAAAGCTTATCTGGCGTTCGACGAGAAGCCCGAGAAAGAGATGCGGATGATCTACGGTTTCCTGGTCGATAACGCTCCAGGTTTCAAGGTCTCGATTGCCGGCGGCTACCCCGGCGATGAGCACAAGCGCTCCGACGAGGTGATTCTCCACTACCAGGAACTGGCGACCGAACACGATGCCGCCGCCAACCGCGGCCTGATCGACGACATGCGCTCATCCGGCCGCCTGATCAGTTTCTATACGGCCTGTACGCCCCATTACCCCAACGTATTCCTGTTTTCCCAGCTGCGCGAATGCCGCCTTCTGCCCTGGGTTTCGCTCAAGCATAACCTCAGCGGCTACCTTCGCTGGGCGGTCTCGGCATACCCCGAGGATATCTGGAACCAGCCCAACTACAAGTGGCATTCCGGCGATATGTATTTCGTCTATCCCGGCCCTGACGGTCCGCTGGACGGGATGCGCTGGGAGCTGTTCCGTCAGGGCGTGCAGGACTGCGAGGCCCACCGGATCGCGCTGGAACTCTGCCGTCAGGCAGGCCGCGACGACCTGGCGGGTAAACTGGATTGGGCCGTGGAGATAGCAACCTCGCTCGAATCCTGCGACCAGATCCCCTGGGTGGCCGAGGCCCGCGCCCAGGTCGATGCAGTGATCCGGGAACTGGCCGGAGGTGAATAACCAGAACTTGCCCTGACCCTGATACATCCGCGTCATCTTATTCAAAGTACGGAGTCCGCCATGTTTCCTTTGCTCCGCATGTTGTTTGCCGCAGTCCTGGCATTGATGGTCACAGCCGGCTGCACTGCCGGCCCCCGCGACCCGGTCCGCCCCGGCGCCACCCGGGCGATCAGCCGGGACCACCCGCGCCTGCTTGGCAGCGCGGAAAGGCTCAAGCAGCTGGCCCGCGAAAAGCCGGAAACATACGCCAGGGTCGTCCGCGCTGCCCGTGAACTGGAACCTAACCGCGAGACGGTGATCGACGAGCACATGAAGATGGTCTCGATGGCGCTGGTGTACGTTATCGACGGCGACAGGGAGCTGGGACGGCAGGCGGTGGAGCGCGCGCTCAAGTATGTCGATGCGCCGATCCGGGTGGGCCATCAGACATTCGCCCACGACCTGGCCCGCTGCGCGATTGTCTACGACCTGTGCTGGCCTGAACGGACCGCTGAGGAACGCCGGCGGTTTCAAACCTATCTGAACGAAACTGTCGACGCCAATGTCCGC harbors:
- a CDS encoding Bacterial alpha-L-rhamnosidase gives rise to the protein MLTSRIIPLVLTCLFLTADARAVCAQGPVNLVLLSEQWDASWISAPGADPKGFGVYHFRKSLRLAGRPEKFVVHVSADNRYKLYVNGVETGSGPSRGDLWHWRFETYDLAPLLGEGVNQIAAVVWNFGKHVPYAQMTWETGFLMQGDSDAESSVNTGTDSGWKVLDDKSYSPIPINTSTMGAFTVVGPGERVDGHRYPWGWLEPGFDDEGWADAVQTALACPRGIRWMRSHRHLVPRTIPPMELSSQQAPVVRRMEGAGAAAGKPLSGLVIPAGSKAKFLLDQTRLTAAYPLLALSGGRDARIRLTYAEALVDSAGHKAHRDSVDGMSLFGYYDEFIADGGEGRVFSTLWWRTFRYLELAISTGDQALVIDSLTSLYTGYPFRQQAEFVSDDRSLKEIWDVGWRTARLCAGETYFDCPYYEQLNYVGDTRIQALISLYAAGDGRLARKAIAQFDDSRLPDGLTQSRYPSYMTQVIPPYSLFWVAMVHDWWMYRGEEDYIRSLLPGIRGVIDWFASRLDRSGMNGALPWWNFADWADEYDAGVPPGADEGGSALISLQLVYAARMAAEMAEALGSPGEAERYGLLADRVGKAVLAGCWDQNRGLLAETPARRQFSQHANVMAVLTGLFPGREREIMERVLTDGRLIQCTYYYRFYLNRALKAAGMGDIYLDQLKPWYDMLDIGLTTFAEKPEPTRSDCHAWSASPLYDFLATVCGVTSDAPGFARVQIAPSLGRLREVSCKVPHPGGFITCSFKRSGKSGLSAEVELPDGVVGTFVWQGDRKPLSSGRQTLQF
- a CDS encoding Gfo/Idh/MocA family oxidoreductase, with amino-acid sequence MNSIDRRKFIKSATAATAAIAAAAPYVTSGWAQNSPNDRVNVCVSGIRSRGRAHVRSFAELENVQVTVINDIDERLFPGIVGELEQQTGKKARTEVDFRRVLEDKDVDVVSIATPNHWHALQSIWACQAGKDVYVEKPVSHNISEGHKIVEAARKYNRIVQTGTQSRSSRGCNEAMKFLHDGGIGDIYMSRSCLIKARDSYGSAPNSPVPDGVHYDLWLGPAPYRPFNEKKFHYNWHWLWDTGSGETGNTGPHNFDRCRWGMQIYEHPREIQSMGNIYVWAGDCPQETPNHQVSVLKYEDGRIIQLEVRGWYSNSEEGIEQGEFFYGTKGWLKLDGGSWQSYLGRKKEPGPGSGKKQGLSAAAAADRMGDRAPGHFQNFIDCVRSRNRHDLAADILDGHLSTAMCHLSNIAFRTGRTLIFDTETETFPGDAEANTYLTREYRVPFEVPDEV
- a CDS encoding redoxin domain-containing protein, coding for MLSSARPLLIVSVLSACLCSISLAAPEPIEPLPLGSKAPAFSLPGADGRTWTLEDFSDTGLLVIVFTTNHCPTAQAYEERIKQLTADYAGRGVAVVAISPNDPRAVRLDELGYTDLSDSFPEMVLRARQHGFNFPYLYDGDSQEVSKAYGPQATPHVFIFDSDRRLRYSGRIDNNEKPELVTSRDARAAIDALLAGEDPPLAVTKTFGCSVKWASKRGSVQDAFERWAAEEVAVSPADLATVGELLANDSGKYRLVNIWATWCGPCVVEFPNLVEINRMYRNRPFELVTISADSPAGTSSVLDFLRGQQASCTNYHYTGEDKYALIEAVDPEWPGSLPYTLLVAPGGEVLRRWSGQIEPQVVKTAVVEKLGRYYE
- a CDS encoding DUF4091 domain-containing protein; protein product: MRTHPVRIASLLLVLSACSPSPENAVDSAVEVWAQNVEIRPYPNAFTRQPDERRIELTALAGEFLSAQVLVKAEADIAALRAAAGELHSADGNTIDRTASRVRFGAWLPVDETAMLTPDPLLEVDSIDVPANMARAVWLTIAVPRETPSGTYQGALEISADGSVVAEFEIVVNVLPAALPPPNEWEYYVNIWQDPSGIAGAHGVEHWSDPHWELLRKYADNFVEHGMDVITTSIVYDPWGSQSGYPYETMVEWKYPGEYRHGQPAEFEWDFSVFDCYVQLMMDAGMTEKIDCFSMVEGPWINTNADIRYLDTSSGEYRLLDLTLGDPVWQEAWAAFLPVFADHLRAKGWFEKAYLAFDEKPEKEMRMIYGFLVDNAPGFKVSIAGGYPGDEHKRSDEVILHYQELATEHDAAANRGLIDDMRSSGRLISFYTACTPHYPNVFLFSQLRECRLLPWVSLKHNLSGYLRWAVSAYPEDIWNQPNYKWHSGDMYFVYPGPDGPLDGMRWELFRQGVQDCEAHRIALELCRQAGRDDLAGKLDWAVEIATSLESCDQIPWVAEARAQVDAVIRELAGGE